The proteins below come from a single Candidatus Dormiibacterota bacterium genomic window:
- a CDS encoding heterodisulfide reductase-related iron-sulfur binding cluster, whose amino-acid sequence HPACHYYKLVAEDAIYDPEIYGGQRTAIMSSLLETMGAKVADYSTWFDCCGFGFRHVLVQRDFTRSFATLRKIERMKEEANPDVTITHDTGCVTTLDKSQFAAKAHGRNVGIPVMSEAQFAALAMGAHPYRVCQLHWHSTDYRPLLEKMGIDWEKAWVEFESDLERLRSGKAEFLTWDDANAK is encoded by the coding sequence CATCCCGCCTGCCACTACTACAAGCTGGTGGCCGAGGACGCCATCTACGACCCCGAGATCTACGGCGGCCAGCGCACCGCGATCATGTCCTCGCTGCTCGAGACGATGGGCGCGAAGGTCGCGGACTACTCGACCTGGTTCGACTGCTGCGGATTCGGCTTCCGCCACGTGCTGGTGCAGCGCGACTTCACCCGCTCCTTCGCGACCCTGCGGAAGATCGAGCGGATGAAGGAGGAGGCCAACCCCGACGTCACCATCACCCACGACACCGGCTGCGTCACCACCCTCGACAAGAGCCAGTTCGCCGCCAAGGCCCACGGCCGCAACGTGGGCATCCCGGTGATGTCGGAGGCGCAGTTCGCCGCCCTGGCGATGGGCGCCCACCCCTACCGGGTCTGCCAGCTGCACTGGCACAGCACCGACTACCGGCCGCTGCTGGAGAAGATGGGCATCGACTGGGAGAAGGCCTGGGTGGAGTTCGAGAGCGACCTCGAGCGGCTGCGCAGCGGGAAGGCCGAGTTCCTGACCTGGGACGACGCCAATGCCAAGTGA